One Mycolicibacterium doricum genomic window, CCGATCCCGGTGCCTGCGGCCCAGCCGCAGCTGGGGGCGCCGGGTCCGCCGGTGATGGTCTCGCCCTGGATGCCGAGCGGCGCACCCTATCCGGGCGTTCCGTACGGGGCGGCGCAGGGGCAGCCGCCGCGCCGCCGCCGCGCCCTGATCGTCGCGGGCGCCGTCTTCGCCGTCGTCCTGCTGGTCGCCGCTGTGGTCTCGGTGGTCTCGGTGAGCGGATCCAACGACGACACGACGCCGAATCCCGCCACGACGACCACGACGACCACCCCGCGGCCCCAGGCCGCGGGCTCGACCGCGATGTCGGCGGGCCCGGACGGTTGCGCAGGCGCGTGTGCCGGGCCAGGCTGGCATTTGCCGTCGTCATCAGCCCGACGTCGGCCGTCAGTTCGAGGGGATTCATGACCGGCGCAATTCGGGAATGGTGGCGCCAGCCCGACCACTACTACTGGATCACCGCGTTCCTCGCGGCGCGCGGCGCCCAACGCGATATCTGCCGCGTGGTCGCGGGATCGCTCGTCGGATTCGCCGTCGTCCTGCTGGTGTCGATGTTCAGTCCGGCGGGACCGACCGGCGTGGCCGGGCGCACCGGAACGTCGGTCATCGCGGTGGTCCTCGTCGGCATGGCGATCGCCTGGTGGCGGGAAGGCTGGCCCAGCCAACGTCAATCAGCCGGGTTCGTGGTCGCAGCCGCACTGTCGATCACCGTCGGGTGCATGATCAAAGCCGATCCGTTCAACGGCATGTTCGGCGCGGCGACGTTCGCGGTCCTCGCCGGCTACATCGCTTTCTTCCACACGCCGAAGATGATGGCGTTCAACTTCGTGGTGGCGCTGCTCACCGCGACGGCGCTCGCCGTGCGGGTGGCGCTCGACGGCGATCCGGCGCTGGCGATGTCGACGTTGATCTTCCTGATCATCCTCTATGTCGCCACCCCGTCGGTGTGTCAGGCGCTGGTCCAGCTGTTGGGCATCGACGTCCTCAACACCGACATCGACCCGCTGACCGGCCTCTACAACCGCGATGCGTTCGACCGCGCCGCCGCGGCGTACATTAGCTCCCGCAACCGTGACGACGACCGGTACTTCGTCCTGGTCGTCGTGGACCTGGATAACTTCGCGTTGCTGACCCAGGCCAAGGGCCGGCAGGCCGGCGAGCGGGCGCGCGTCGCCGCCGCGCAGACCCTGCGGGAGAACACGCGGCAGAACGCGGTGGCCGCCCACCTGCCCGAGACCGAGTTCCTGATCGCCGACAGCTTCCCGACGACCGACAGCTCGGCGCTCGTCGAGCGGGTGCGCGGCGCGATCCGCACCACCCCGCCGCGGACGTCGGCGAGTATCGGGGTGGTCAGCACGCCGATGCAGGCGCTCGCGCAACGGCCACCGGAGCAGATCCTCGACGAGTTGCTCGAACTCGCCCGCTCGGCCGTCGTGGTGGCCCGGCGGGCGGGCGGCAACCAGGCGCACCACATCAACTGCCCACCGCTGCGGGCGCTCGAAGACGACGAACCGCCGCTCTAAAGCGTGTCCCGCGAACTGGGGCTCACGATCACGTGCGCTGAGAGCGCCTCGGCGACCGGTCAGTGCGCGAAGTGCCGCGCGCCGGTCAGGTAGAGCGTGATACCGGCCTGGGCCGCCGCCTCGGTCACCACGTCGTCGCGCATCGAGCCGCCGGGGTGCACGACCGCCTTCACGCCCGCCTCCGTGAGCGTCTGCAGGCCGTCGGGGAACGGGAAGAACGCATCCGAGGCGGCCACCCCGCCGCGCACCCGGTCACCGCCCCGCTGCACGGCCAGCCGGGCCGCG contains:
- a CDS encoding GGDEF domain-containing protein, which codes for MTGAIREWWRQPDHYYWITAFLAARGAQRDICRVVAGSLVGFAVVLLVSMFSPAGPTGVAGRTGTSVIAVVLVGMAIAWWREGWPSQRQSAGFVVAAALSITVGCMIKADPFNGMFGAATFAVLAGYIAFFHTPKMMAFNFVVALLTATALAVRVALDGDPALAMSTLIFLIILYVATPSVCQALVQLLGIDVLNTDIDPLTGLYNRDAFDRAAAAYISSRNRDDDRYFVLVVVDLDNFALLTQAKGRQAGERARVAAAQTLRENTRQNAVAAHLPETEFLIADSFPTTDSSALVERVRGAIRTTPPRTSASIGVVSTPMQALAQRPPEQILDELLELARSAVVVARRAGGNQAHHINCPPLRALEDDEPPL